The following proteins are encoded in a genomic region of Coffea eugenioides isolate CCC68of chromosome 6, Ceug_1.0, whole genome shotgun sequence:
- the LOC113775736 gene encoding probable tocopherol O-methyltransferase, chloroplastic has product MEGEKMDTEEKVETEKMNKAIAMAYDVQSKIVEDLVGDHFHVGFYDSSSIIPGSDVHSAQTRMIEAALRFASVSEDPSKKPRNILDVGCGIGGSTRYLASKYGSQCKGITLSPFEAERARVLTAAQGLESQVSFEVADALNQPFEDGSFDLIWCIECADHIRDKTKFVHELNRVAAPGATIILVTWCHRDLSPLEQDLHPDEKKLLTQVVSGSRVKWISAADYMNLFKSCSFQEIKYADWSPHVAPHYAEMRKITLSWKGIMSYVRHVGWRQMSIKFLMMPSVFDTFKNGLLKYCILTCQKPQ; this is encoded by the exons ATGGAAGGGGAGAAGATGGATACAGAGGAAAAGGTGGAGACAGAGAAGATGAACAAGGCAATTGCGATGGCATATGACGTCCAATCTAAAATAGTAGAGGATCTAGTTGGGGATCACTTTCATGTTGGCTTCTATGACTCTAGCTCCATTATCCCTGGTTCTGATGTCCATTCTGCTCAGACTCGCATGATCGAGGCGGCCCTCCGTTTTGCCTCTGTATCAG AGGATCCATCTAAGAAACCAAGAAACATACTTGATGTTGGATGCGGTATTGGTGGCAGCACCAGGTACCTAGCAAGTAAATATGGTTCTCAATGTAAAGGCATCACCCTTAGCCCTTTTGAGGCTGAAAGAGCTCGTGTTCTAACTGCTGCCCAAGGATTAGAAAGCCAG GTTTCCTTTGAAGTGGCAGATGCATTGAATCAGCCATTTGAAGATGGTTCATTCGATTTAATTTGGTGCATTGAATGTGCAGATCACATAAGAGACAAAACAAAG TTTGTTCATGAGTTGAATCGGGTGGCTGCCCCTGGTGCTACTATCATTTTAGTTACTTGGTGTCATAGGGATCTTTCGCCCCTTGAACAAGATTTGCATCCGGATGAGAAAAAGTTACTGACCCAAGTGGTGAGCGGAAGTCGTGTTAAGTGGATTTCTGCTGCTGATTATATGAATTTATTCAAGTCATGCTCTTTTCAG GAGATCAAGTATGCAGACTGGTCTCCACACGTTGCTCCACATTATGCAGAAATGAGGAAGATAACGTTGTCATGGAAGGGAATCATGTCGTATGTTAGACATGTTG GATGGAGGCAAATGAGCATCAAGTTTCTGATGATGCCGTCAGTGTTCGACACATTCAAAAATGGTCTGCTTAAGTATTGCATTCTTACGTGCCAGAAGCCTCAGTAG